From a single Capsicum annuum cultivar UCD-10X-F1 chromosome 12, UCD10Xv1.1, whole genome shotgun sequence genomic region:
- the LOC107853430 gene encoding vesicle-associated membrane protein 727 encodes MNPKGLIYSFVARGTVVLAEHTPYSGNFSTIAVQCLQKLPSNSSKYTYSCDGHTFNFLLDSGFVFLVVADEPTGRSVPFVFLERVKDDFKKRYGSSIKNDGDPHPLAAADEDDDLFGDRFSIAYNLDREFGPKLKEHMEYCMNHPDEMSKLSKLKAQITEVKGIMMDNIEKVLDRGEKIELLVDKSENLQFQADSFQRQGRQLRRKMWFQNLQMKLMVGGAIFVFIIIVWLFACGGFKC; translated from the exons ATGAATCCAAAAGGCTTGATTTATAGCTTTGTTGCAAGAGGGACTGTTGTTCTAGCTGAGCATACACCTTATTCAGGGAACTTTAGTACCATTGCTGTCCAGTGCTTGCAGAAGCTCCCTTCAAATAGTAGCAAGTATACGTACTCATGCGATGGTCACACCTTCAACTTCCTCCTTGATAGTGGATTTG TCTTCCTAGTTGTTGCTGATGAACCAACTGGTAGAAGTGTACCCTTTGTATTTCTAGAAAGGGTCAAGGATGATTTCAAGAAACGTTATGGTTCAAGTATTAAAAATGATGGCGACCCACACCCTCTTGCTGCtgctgatgaagatgatgatctaTTTGGGGATCGTTTTAGCATTGCGTACAACCTCGACAGAGAATTtgg ACCAAAACTTAAAGAGCACATGGAGTACTGTATGAACCATCCTGATGAAATGAGCAAGCTCTCTAAATTGAAGGCTCAAATCACAGAGGTCAAAGGAATAATGATGGACAATATTGAGAAG GTTTTGGATCGGGGTGAGAAGATTGAACTGCTAGTGGATAAATCCGAGAACCTTCAGTTCCAG GCTGACAGCTTCCAGAGGCAAGGCAGGCAGCTTCGACGCAAGATGTGGTTTCAGAACCTTCAAATGAAGCTGATGGTTGGAGGTGCTATTTTTGTTTTCATCATCATCGTTTGGCTTTTCGCTTGTGGAGGTTTTAAATGTTAA